In Maylandia zebra isolate NMK-2024a linkage group LG12, Mzebra_GT3a, whole genome shotgun sequence, a single genomic region encodes these proteins:
- the LOC101467343 gene encoding ubiquitin-associated protein 2 isoform X2 has protein sequence MMTSLVSNQARGTRDKTLPTTTQTTQQQKQIQATAEQIRLAQVIYDKNDADFEDKVKQLIEVTGKTQDECMVALHDCNEDVNRAINFLLESTSDTTSWETVGKKRSLGKEGGPSELKESREKKGEREASRGRGGSTRRGRGISRGREGRSEENGFDVAPGERGGDRGRRGRGRVAGVRGRGRAAVGNRFSSQGMGTFNPADYSANAGARQEAWEGDGNEAAEEAGTWGGNPEDWSSEDWNEDLSETKVFTASSAPTNHITPGNNVDLAGILPKAGVGVGSSVDSDLGAIVDGPSAEDLGQSLVFTNSHHNGRTATHSYAHATANSYAHAASGSTTYAHAALSSVLGSGFGSLNAPKQAPAPDIRTSEQLNGPRLGQRTSQMLATTSNSSISKDQGQSPMQAPAPSPSADNKAQRLENGSITAQHSEIKLQPEPSVVLSQLAQRQQQSTILPTTEPLGPVQAHAPQAPTPPGHESSVPPVRDSASPGVKLPGMEPLTTEPPQRQIKTQRRRAPPPSKIPSSAVEMPGSADVSGLNVQFGALDFGSEASSGTSDMVPTELAREHTPVQAPPAMPVPTAIPTQPPQNSLFSKPGAVSEHMSSLSSVTDPNFPSPSLGLPSATPTPSLGLPSAAAPPSSSAPTTVSRVESSIPRSLPPHLGFPQSKDIPSAPGGPLTNGYTGMKTQSTQDGTASSRTVTTESPIMTSDSSPGHHIPSPAVTASHSTSISSFSSHTSSTHSSGSTLSTTSSLTTSNEESSSGNIHAFTSPSSSQVVNPNPSAPPVVSSSATNGLHPSGAPGLIPNGTNATLSAAGSRTAPLLTTTSGKAPPNLAQGVPPLLANQYIMGPGGLLPAYPQIYGYEDLQMLQSRLPLDYYGVTFPGATTAMPGRDGLANNPYSGEATKFGRNDSSSPAPPTTLSTAGVQSQPQQTQQTGTQGQGQSQGQQTQNQAFLNPPLPPGYGYTGLPYYAGMPGVPSAFQYAPTVFVPPASAKQPAMGLANPSNQYHQQHQPSYGQHAYGTAFDDLSQAHGGEYSKAGYGSTAQSQAKSAGSGPGKAPGLSGSGTSGGVPDMGGSIYSKTQSFDKQGFHTGTPPPFSLPSALGGTGPLNPGGAPGYAPAPFLHILPPHQQPHSQLLHHHLTQDGQGGPGQRSQSSSMQQKTQGSKSSYSSSAYWTN, from the exons atgatgACTTCACTGGTCAGCAATCAAGCCCGGGGTACTCGGGACAAAACGCTGCCCACCACCACACAAACAACACAGCAACAGAAGCAGATACAG GCCACAGCAGAACAGATTCGTTTAGCCCAAGTGATTTATGACAAAAACGATGCTGATTTTGAAGACAAAGTCAAACAG CTGATTGAGGTCACTGGAAAGACTCAAGATGAGTGTATGGTAGCCCTTCATGACTGCAATGAAGATGTAAACAGAGCCATCAATTTCCTGCTGGAGAGCACCTCTGACACA ACCTCTTGGGAGACTGTAGGAAAGAAGCGCAGCCTTGGGAAAGAAGGAGGACCTTCAGAGTTAAAGGAGAGCAGGGAGAagaagggagagagggaggccAGTCGTGGGCGTGGAGGGTCCACCAGAAGGGGCAGAGGCATCAGCCGAGGACGTGAGG GtcggtcagaggagaatggattTGATGTGGCTCCtggtgagagaggaggagaccgTGGACGCAGGGGACGCGGTAGAG TTGCAGGGGTTCGTGGCAGAGGAAGAGCAGCTGTTGGTAACAGGTTCTCTTCGCAGGGAATGGG aaCCTTCAATCCTGCTGACTACTCTGCTAACGCTGGAGCTCGCCAGGAGGCATGGGAAGGAGATGGCAACGAAGCTGCTGAGGAAGCTG GGACATGGGGAGGCAACCCAGAAGACTGGAGTTCAGAAGACTGGAATGAAGAT TTATCTGAGACCAAAGTATTCACTGCCTCTTCTGCCCCaacaaatcacatcacaccTGGAAACAA TGTGGACCTGGCTGGCATACTTCCTAAGGCTGGAGTGGGTGTAGGGAGTTCTGTGGACTCCGATTTGGGGGCGATAGTCGATGGCCCCTCAGCTGAGGATTTAGGCCAAAGCCTGGTGTTTACCAATTCACATCACAATGGACGCACTGCAACACACAGCTACGCACATGCCACAGCCAACAGCtatgcccatgcagcttctggCAGTACCACCTACGCACATGCTGCACTG TCCTCAGTCCTAGGTTCTGGTTTTGGGTCACTGAATGCACCCAAGCAGGCACCTGCCCCTGACATCCGGACATCAGAGCAGCTGAATGGGCCTCGGCTTGGTCAAAGAACCAGTCAGATGTTGGCCACCACCAGCAATAGCAGCATTTCCAAAGACCAAGGGCAGTCTCCAATGCAAGCTCCTGCCCCCTCTCCCTCTGCAGACAACAAGGCTCAAAGACTGGAGAATGGCTCTATTACTGCCCAACACT CGGAGATTAAGCTTCAGCCAGAGCCATCAGTGGTGCTCAGCCAGCTGGCTCAACGGCAACAGCAGTCCACAATCCTTCCCACCACAGAGCCTTTGGGCCCTGTCCAGGCACATGCTCCACAGGCCCCCACACCGCCAG GTCATGAGTCCTCTGTCCCTCCTGTAAGAGACAGCGCTTCTCCAGGAGTGAAGCTGCCAGGCATGGAGCCTTTGACCACAGAGCCTCCTCAGCGCCAAATAAAGACACAGAGACGCAGAGCGCCTCCTCCCTCAAAA ATTCCATCGTCAGCAGTGGAGATGCCGGGATCGGCAGATGTGTCTGGTCTTAATGTTCAGTTTGGAGCTCTAGACTTTGGGTCTGAGGCTAGCAGTGGAACATCAGATATGGTACCAACTGAGTTGGCCAGGGAACACACGCCTGTTCAGGCCCCACCAGCCATGCCAGTTCCTACTGCTATTCCCACACAGCCGCCTCAGAATAGCCTGTTCTCTAAGCCAGGAGCTGTGAG TGAACACATGAGCAGCTTATCTTCTGTAACGGACCCCAACTTCCCTTCACCCTCTTTGGGCTTACCTAGTGCTACGCCCACACCCTCCCTTGGTCTCCCCAGTGCTGCTGCGCCACCCTCCTCTTCAGCCCCAACCACAGTCAGCCGGGTGGAGAGCAGCATCCCGAGGTCCCTACCCCCTCATCTTGGGTTCCCACAGAGCAAAGATATCCCATCAGCTCCTGGTGGGCCTCTGACG AATGGCTACACTGGTATGAAGACACAGAGCACACAAGACG GCACAGCATCATCTAGGACAGTGACAACTGAGTCTCCCATTATGACAAGTGACAGCAGCCCTGGCCACCACAtcccttctcctgcagttacagCTTCCCACTCAACATCCATCTCATCGTTCAGCAG TCACACAAGCAGTACGCACTCATCTGGGTCGACCCTCTCTACGACTTCCTCCCTTACG ACGAGTAACGAGGAGAGTAGCAGCGGAAACATCCATGCCTTTACTTCGCCATCATCCAGCCAGGTTGTTAATCCCAATCCTTCAGCTCCCCCCGTTGTCAGTAGTTCTGCCACCAATGGTCTGCATCCATCTGGAGCACCTGGACTAATTCCAAATGGCACAAACGCCACACTCTCAGCTGCCGGCAGCCGCACAGCACCCCTGCTCACCACCACCTCCG GTAAAGCTCCTCCCAACTTGGCCCAAGGAGTGCCACCTCTCCTGGCCAACCAGTACATCATGGGCCCTGGTGGATTGCTCCCTGCATATCCG CAGATATATGGATATGAGGACTTGCAAATGCTGCAATCGCGTCTTCCTTTG GACTACTATGGTGTAACATTCCCTGGTGCTACAACTGCTATGCCTGGTAGAGATGGACTTGCTAATAACCCATATTCAG GTGAAGCAACAAAGTTTGGCAGGAATGACTCTTCATCTCCAGCTCCTCCAACCACCCTGTCTACAGCTGGGGTGCAGTCACAGCCCCAGCAGACACAGCAGACAGGCACACAAGGGCAGGGTCAGAGCCAGGGTCAGCAGACACAGAACCAGGCCTTCCTCAACCCCCCTCTCCCTCCTGGCTATGGATACACTG GTCTGCCATATTATGCTGGTATGCCTGGAGTTCCCTCAGCTTTCCAGTATGCCCCCACTGTCTTTGTGCCTCCTGCCTCAGCCAAGCAGCCAGCAATGGGCCTGGCCAACCCCTCCAATCAGTACCACCAACAGCATCAGCCAAGTTATGGACAGCACGCATATGGCACAG CCTTTGATGACCTGTCTCAAGCCCACGGTGGGGAATACAGTAAGGCAGGGTATGGAAGCACTGCCCAGTCACAGGCCAAGTCAGCAGGCAGCGGTCCAGGGAAAG CACCAGGATTGTCAGGTTCAGGTACTAGTGGTGGAGTACCTGACATGGGAGGTTCAATCTACAGCAaaacacag tCATTTGACAAGCAGGGCTTCCACACAGGGACACCACCTCCCTTCAGCCTGCCTTCAGCACTAGGAGGAACGGGGCCCCTGAACCCTGGTGGTGCGCCTGGCTACGCCCCTGCACCTTTCCTGCACATTCTGCCTCCTCACCAACAGCCCCACTCCCAGCTGCTGCACCATCACCTCACACAGGACGGACAG
- the LOC101467343 gene encoding ubiquitin-associated protein 2 isoform X3 — translation MMTSLVSNQARGTRDKTLPTTTQTTQQQKQIQATAEQIRLAQVIYDKNDADFEDKVKQLIEVTGKTQDECMVALHDCNEDVNRAINFLLESTSDTTSWETVGKKRSLGKEGGPSELKESREKKGEREASRGRGGSTRRGRGISRGREGRSEENGFDVAPGERGGDRGRRGRGRVAGVRGRGRAAVGNRFSSQGMGTFNPADYSANAGARQEAWEGDGNEAAEEAGTWGGNPEDWSSEDWNEDLSETKVFTASSAPTNHITPGNNVDLAGILPKAGVGVGSSVDSDLGAIVDGPSAEDLGQSLVFTNSHHNGRTATHSYAHATANSYAHAASGSTTYAHAALSSVLGSGFGSLNAPKQAPAPDIRTSEQLNGPRLGQRTSQMLATTSNSSISKDQGQSPMQAPAPSPSADNKAQRLENGSITAQHSEIKLQPEPSVVLSQLAQRQQQSTILPTTEPLGPVQAHAPQAPTPPGHESSVPPVRDSASPGVKLPGMEPLTTEPPQRQIKTQRRRAPPPSKIPSSAVEMPGSADVSGLNVQFGALDFGSEASSGTSDMVPTELAREHTPVQAPPAMPVPTAIPTQPPQNSLFSKPGAVSEHMSSLSSVTDPNFPSPSLGLPSATPTPSLGLPSAAAPPSSSAPTTVSRVESSIPRSLPPHLGFPQSKDIPSAPGGPLTNGYTGMKTQSTQDGTASSRTVTTESPIMTSDSSPGHHIPSPAVTASHSTSISSFSSHTSSTHSSGSTLSTTSSLTTSNEESSSGNIHAFTSPSSSQVVNPNPSAPPVVSSSATNGLHPSGAPGLIPNGTNATLSAAGSRTAPLLTTTSGKAPPNLAQGVPPLLANQYIMGPGGLLPAYPQIYGYEDLQMLQSRLPLDYYGVTFPGATTAMPGRDGLANNPYSGEATKFGRNDSSSPAPPTTLSTAGVQSQPQQTQQTGTQGQGQSQGQQTQNQAFLNPPLPPGYGYTGLPYYAGMPGVPSAFQYAPTVFVPPASAKQPAMGLANPSNQYHQQHQPSYGQHAYGTAPGLSGSGTSGGVPDMGGSIYSKTQSFDKQGFHTGTPPPFSLPSALGGTGPLNPGGAPGYAPAPFLHILPPHQQPHSQLLHHHLTQDGQGGPGQRSQSSSMQQKTQGSKSSYSSSAYWTN, via the exons atgatgACTTCACTGGTCAGCAATCAAGCCCGGGGTACTCGGGACAAAACGCTGCCCACCACCACACAAACAACACAGCAACAGAAGCAGATACAG GCCACAGCAGAACAGATTCGTTTAGCCCAAGTGATTTATGACAAAAACGATGCTGATTTTGAAGACAAAGTCAAACAG CTGATTGAGGTCACTGGAAAGACTCAAGATGAGTGTATGGTAGCCCTTCATGACTGCAATGAAGATGTAAACAGAGCCATCAATTTCCTGCTGGAGAGCACCTCTGACACA ACCTCTTGGGAGACTGTAGGAAAGAAGCGCAGCCTTGGGAAAGAAGGAGGACCTTCAGAGTTAAAGGAGAGCAGGGAGAagaagggagagagggaggccAGTCGTGGGCGTGGAGGGTCCACCAGAAGGGGCAGAGGCATCAGCCGAGGACGTGAGG GtcggtcagaggagaatggattTGATGTGGCTCCtggtgagagaggaggagaccgTGGACGCAGGGGACGCGGTAGAG TTGCAGGGGTTCGTGGCAGAGGAAGAGCAGCTGTTGGTAACAGGTTCTCTTCGCAGGGAATGGG aaCCTTCAATCCTGCTGACTACTCTGCTAACGCTGGAGCTCGCCAGGAGGCATGGGAAGGAGATGGCAACGAAGCTGCTGAGGAAGCTG GGACATGGGGAGGCAACCCAGAAGACTGGAGTTCAGAAGACTGGAATGAAGAT TTATCTGAGACCAAAGTATTCACTGCCTCTTCTGCCCCaacaaatcacatcacaccTGGAAACAA TGTGGACCTGGCTGGCATACTTCCTAAGGCTGGAGTGGGTGTAGGGAGTTCTGTGGACTCCGATTTGGGGGCGATAGTCGATGGCCCCTCAGCTGAGGATTTAGGCCAAAGCCTGGTGTTTACCAATTCACATCACAATGGACGCACTGCAACACACAGCTACGCACATGCCACAGCCAACAGCtatgcccatgcagcttctggCAGTACCACCTACGCACATGCTGCACTG TCCTCAGTCCTAGGTTCTGGTTTTGGGTCACTGAATGCACCCAAGCAGGCACCTGCCCCTGACATCCGGACATCAGAGCAGCTGAATGGGCCTCGGCTTGGTCAAAGAACCAGTCAGATGTTGGCCACCACCAGCAATAGCAGCATTTCCAAAGACCAAGGGCAGTCTCCAATGCAAGCTCCTGCCCCCTCTCCCTCTGCAGACAACAAGGCTCAAAGACTGGAGAATGGCTCTATTACTGCCCAACACT CGGAGATTAAGCTTCAGCCAGAGCCATCAGTGGTGCTCAGCCAGCTGGCTCAACGGCAACAGCAGTCCACAATCCTTCCCACCACAGAGCCTTTGGGCCCTGTCCAGGCACATGCTCCACAGGCCCCCACACCGCCAG GTCATGAGTCCTCTGTCCCTCCTGTAAGAGACAGCGCTTCTCCAGGAGTGAAGCTGCCAGGCATGGAGCCTTTGACCACAGAGCCTCCTCAGCGCCAAATAAAGACACAGAGACGCAGAGCGCCTCCTCCCTCAAAA ATTCCATCGTCAGCAGTGGAGATGCCGGGATCGGCAGATGTGTCTGGTCTTAATGTTCAGTTTGGAGCTCTAGACTTTGGGTCTGAGGCTAGCAGTGGAACATCAGATATGGTACCAACTGAGTTGGCCAGGGAACACACGCCTGTTCAGGCCCCACCAGCCATGCCAGTTCCTACTGCTATTCCCACACAGCCGCCTCAGAATAGCCTGTTCTCTAAGCCAGGAGCTGTGAG TGAACACATGAGCAGCTTATCTTCTGTAACGGACCCCAACTTCCCTTCACCCTCTTTGGGCTTACCTAGTGCTACGCCCACACCCTCCCTTGGTCTCCCCAGTGCTGCTGCGCCACCCTCCTCTTCAGCCCCAACCACAGTCAGCCGGGTGGAGAGCAGCATCCCGAGGTCCCTACCCCCTCATCTTGGGTTCCCACAGAGCAAAGATATCCCATCAGCTCCTGGTGGGCCTCTGACG AATGGCTACACTGGTATGAAGACACAGAGCACACAAGACG GCACAGCATCATCTAGGACAGTGACAACTGAGTCTCCCATTATGACAAGTGACAGCAGCCCTGGCCACCACAtcccttctcctgcagttacagCTTCCCACTCAACATCCATCTCATCGTTCAGCAG TCACACAAGCAGTACGCACTCATCTGGGTCGACCCTCTCTACGACTTCCTCCCTTACG ACGAGTAACGAGGAGAGTAGCAGCGGAAACATCCATGCCTTTACTTCGCCATCATCCAGCCAGGTTGTTAATCCCAATCCTTCAGCTCCCCCCGTTGTCAGTAGTTCTGCCACCAATGGTCTGCATCCATCTGGAGCACCTGGACTAATTCCAAATGGCACAAACGCCACACTCTCAGCTGCCGGCAGCCGCACAGCACCCCTGCTCACCACCACCTCCG GTAAAGCTCCTCCCAACTTGGCCCAAGGAGTGCCACCTCTCCTGGCCAACCAGTACATCATGGGCCCTGGTGGATTGCTCCCTGCATATCCG CAGATATATGGATATGAGGACTTGCAAATGCTGCAATCGCGTCTTCCTTTG GACTACTATGGTGTAACATTCCCTGGTGCTACAACTGCTATGCCTGGTAGAGATGGACTTGCTAATAACCCATATTCAG GTGAAGCAACAAAGTTTGGCAGGAATGACTCTTCATCTCCAGCTCCTCCAACCACCCTGTCTACAGCTGGGGTGCAGTCACAGCCCCAGCAGACACAGCAGACAGGCACACAAGGGCAGGGTCAGAGCCAGGGTCAGCAGACACAGAACCAGGCCTTCCTCAACCCCCCTCTCCCTCCTGGCTATGGATACACTG GTCTGCCATATTATGCTGGTATGCCTGGAGTTCCCTCAGCTTTCCAGTATGCCCCCACTGTCTTTGTGCCTCCTGCCTCAGCCAAGCAGCCAGCAATGGGCCTGGCCAACCCCTCCAATCAGTACCACCAACAGCATCAGCCAAGTTATGGACAGCACGCATATGGCACAG CACCAGGATTGTCAGGTTCAGGTACTAGTGGTGGAGTACCTGACATGGGAGGTTCAATCTACAGCAaaacacag tCATTTGACAAGCAGGGCTTCCACACAGGGACACCACCTCCCTTCAGCCTGCCTTCAGCACTAGGAGGAACGGGGCCCCTGAACCCTGGTGGTGCGCCTGGCTACGCCCCTGCACCTTTCCTGCACATTCTGCCTCCTCACCAACAGCCCCACTCCCAGCTGCTGCACCATCACCTCACACAGGACGGACAG
- the LOC101467343 gene encoding ubiquitin-associated protein 2 isoform X1 — MMTSLVSNQARGTRDKTLPTTTQTTQQQKQIQATAEQIRLAQVIYDKNDADFEDKVKQLIEVTGKTQDECMVALHDCNEDVNRAINFLLESTSDTTSWETVGKKRSLGKEGGPSELKESREKKGEREASRGRGGSTRRGRGISRGREGRSEENGFDVAPGERGGDRGRRGRGRVAGVRGRGRAAVGNRFSSQGMGTFNPADYSANAGARQEAWEGDGNEAAEEAGTWGGNPEDWSSEDWNEDLSETKVFTASSAPTNHITPGNNVDLAGILPKAGVGVGSSVDSDLGAIVDGPSAEDLGQSLVFTNSHHNGRTATHSYAHATANSYAHAASGSTTYAHAALSSVLGSGFGSLNAPKQAPAPDIRTSEQLNGPRLGQRTSQMLATTSNSSISKDQGQSPMQAPAPSPSADNKAQRLENGSITAQHSEIKLQPEPSVVLSQLAQRQQQSTILPTTEPLGPVQAHAPQAPTPPGHESSVPPVRDSASPGVKLPGMEPLTTEPPQRQIKTQRRRAPPPSKIPSSAVEMPGSADVSGLNVQFGALDFGSEASSGTSDMVPTELAREHTPVQAPPAMPVPTAIPTQPPQNSLFSKPGAVSEHMSSLSSVTDPNFPSPSLGLPSATPTPSLGLPSAAAPPSSSAPTTVSRVESSIPRSLPPHLGFPQSKDIPSAPGGPLTNGYTGMKTQSTQDGTASSRTVTTESPIMTSDSSPGHHIPSPAVTASHSTSISSFSSHTSSTHSSGSTLSTTSSLTTSNEESSSGNIHAFTSPSSSQVVNPNPSAPPVVSSSATNGLHPSGAPGLIPNGTNATLSAAGSRTAPLLTTTSGKAPPNLAQGVPPLLANQYIMGPGGLLPAYPQIYGYEDLQMLQSRLPLDYYGVTFPGATTAMPGRDGLANNPYSGEATKFGRNDSSSPAPPTTLSTAGVQSQPQQTQQTGTQGQGQSQGQQTQNQAFLNPPLPPGYGYTGLPYYAGMPGVPSAFQYAPTVFVPPASAKQPAMGLANPSNQYHQQHQPSYGQHAYGTAFDDLSQAHGGEYSKAGYGSTAQSQAKSAGSGPGKDDSTVESVLEKAPGLSGSGTSGGVPDMGGSIYSKTQSFDKQGFHTGTPPPFSLPSALGGTGPLNPGGAPGYAPAPFLHILPPHQQPHSQLLHHHLTQDGQGGPGQRSQSSSMQQKTQGSKSSYSSSAYWTN; from the exons atgatgACTTCACTGGTCAGCAATCAAGCCCGGGGTACTCGGGACAAAACGCTGCCCACCACCACACAAACAACACAGCAACAGAAGCAGATACAG GCCACAGCAGAACAGATTCGTTTAGCCCAAGTGATTTATGACAAAAACGATGCTGATTTTGAAGACAAAGTCAAACAG CTGATTGAGGTCACTGGAAAGACTCAAGATGAGTGTATGGTAGCCCTTCATGACTGCAATGAAGATGTAAACAGAGCCATCAATTTCCTGCTGGAGAGCACCTCTGACACA ACCTCTTGGGAGACTGTAGGAAAGAAGCGCAGCCTTGGGAAAGAAGGAGGACCTTCAGAGTTAAAGGAGAGCAGGGAGAagaagggagagagggaggccAGTCGTGGGCGTGGAGGGTCCACCAGAAGGGGCAGAGGCATCAGCCGAGGACGTGAGG GtcggtcagaggagaatggattTGATGTGGCTCCtggtgagagaggaggagaccgTGGACGCAGGGGACGCGGTAGAG TTGCAGGGGTTCGTGGCAGAGGAAGAGCAGCTGTTGGTAACAGGTTCTCTTCGCAGGGAATGGG aaCCTTCAATCCTGCTGACTACTCTGCTAACGCTGGAGCTCGCCAGGAGGCATGGGAAGGAGATGGCAACGAAGCTGCTGAGGAAGCTG GGACATGGGGAGGCAACCCAGAAGACTGGAGTTCAGAAGACTGGAATGAAGAT TTATCTGAGACCAAAGTATTCACTGCCTCTTCTGCCCCaacaaatcacatcacaccTGGAAACAA TGTGGACCTGGCTGGCATACTTCCTAAGGCTGGAGTGGGTGTAGGGAGTTCTGTGGACTCCGATTTGGGGGCGATAGTCGATGGCCCCTCAGCTGAGGATTTAGGCCAAAGCCTGGTGTTTACCAATTCACATCACAATGGACGCACTGCAACACACAGCTACGCACATGCCACAGCCAACAGCtatgcccatgcagcttctggCAGTACCACCTACGCACATGCTGCACTG TCCTCAGTCCTAGGTTCTGGTTTTGGGTCACTGAATGCACCCAAGCAGGCACCTGCCCCTGACATCCGGACATCAGAGCAGCTGAATGGGCCTCGGCTTGGTCAAAGAACCAGTCAGATGTTGGCCACCACCAGCAATAGCAGCATTTCCAAAGACCAAGGGCAGTCTCCAATGCAAGCTCCTGCCCCCTCTCCCTCTGCAGACAACAAGGCTCAAAGACTGGAGAATGGCTCTATTACTGCCCAACACT CGGAGATTAAGCTTCAGCCAGAGCCATCAGTGGTGCTCAGCCAGCTGGCTCAACGGCAACAGCAGTCCACAATCCTTCCCACCACAGAGCCTTTGGGCCCTGTCCAGGCACATGCTCCACAGGCCCCCACACCGCCAG GTCATGAGTCCTCTGTCCCTCCTGTAAGAGACAGCGCTTCTCCAGGAGTGAAGCTGCCAGGCATGGAGCCTTTGACCACAGAGCCTCCTCAGCGCCAAATAAAGACACAGAGACGCAGAGCGCCTCCTCCCTCAAAA ATTCCATCGTCAGCAGTGGAGATGCCGGGATCGGCAGATGTGTCTGGTCTTAATGTTCAGTTTGGAGCTCTAGACTTTGGGTCTGAGGCTAGCAGTGGAACATCAGATATGGTACCAACTGAGTTGGCCAGGGAACACACGCCTGTTCAGGCCCCACCAGCCATGCCAGTTCCTACTGCTATTCCCACACAGCCGCCTCAGAATAGCCTGTTCTCTAAGCCAGGAGCTGTGAG TGAACACATGAGCAGCTTATCTTCTGTAACGGACCCCAACTTCCCTTCACCCTCTTTGGGCTTACCTAGTGCTACGCCCACACCCTCCCTTGGTCTCCCCAGTGCTGCTGCGCCACCCTCCTCTTCAGCCCCAACCACAGTCAGCCGGGTGGAGAGCAGCATCCCGAGGTCCCTACCCCCTCATCTTGGGTTCCCACAGAGCAAAGATATCCCATCAGCTCCTGGTGGGCCTCTGACG AATGGCTACACTGGTATGAAGACACAGAGCACACAAGACG GCACAGCATCATCTAGGACAGTGACAACTGAGTCTCCCATTATGACAAGTGACAGCAGCCCTGGCCACCACAtcccttctcctgcagttacagCTTCCCACTCAACATCCATCTCATCGTTCAGCAG TCACACAAGCAGTACGCACTCATCTGGGTCGACCCTCTCTACGACTTCCTCCCTTACG ACGAGTAACGAGGAGAGTAGCAGCGGAAACATCCATGCCTTTACTTCGCCATCATCCAGCCAGGTTGTTAATCCCAATCCTTCAGCTCCCCCCGTTGTCAGTAGTTCTGCCACCAATGGTCTGCATCCATCTGGAGCACCTGGACTAATTCCAAATGGCACAAACGCCACACTCTCAGCTGCCGGCAGCCGCACAGCACCCCTGCTCACCACCACCTCCG GTAAAGCTCCTCCCAACTTGGCCCAAGGAGTGCCACCTCTCCTGGCCAACCAGTACATCATGGGCCCTGGTGGATTGCTCCCTGCATATCCG CAGATATATGGATATGAGGACTTGCAAATGCTGCAATCGCGTCTTCCTTTG GACTACTATGGTGTAACATTCCCTGGTGCTACAACTGCTATGCCTGGTAGAGATGGACTTGCTAATAACCCATATTCAG GTGAAGCAACAAAGTTTGGCAGGAATGACTCTTCATCTCCAGCTCCTCCAACCACCCTGTCTACAGCTGGGGTGCAGTCACAGCCCCAGCAGACACAGCAGACAGGCACACAAGGGCAGGGTCAGAGCCAGGGTCAGCAGACACAGAACCAGGCCTTCCTCAACCCCCCTCTCCCTCCTGGCTATGGATACACTG GTCTGCCATATTATGCTGGTATGCCTGGAGTTCCCTCAGCTTTCCAGTATGCCCCCACTGTCTTTGTGCCTCCTGCCTCAGCCAAGCAGCCAGCAATGGGCCTGGCCAACCCCTCCAATCAGTACCACCAACAGCATCAGCCAAGTTATGGACAGCACGCATATGGCACAG CCTTTGATGACCTGTCTCAAGCCCACGGTGGGGAATACAGTAAGGCAGGGTATGGAAGCACTGCCCAGTCACAGGCCAAGTCAGCAGGCAGCGGTCCAGGGAAAG ATGATTCTACAGTCGAGAGTGTCCTGGAGAAAG CACCAGGATTGTCAGGTTCAGGTACTAGTGGTGGAGTACCTGACATGGGAGGTTCAATCTACAGCAaaacacag tCATTTGACAAGCAGGGCTTCCACACAGGGACACCACCTCCCTTCAGCCTGCCTTCAGCACTAGGAGGAACGGGGCCCCTGAACCCTGGTGGTGCGCCTGGCTACGCCCCTGCACCTTTCCTGCACATTCTGCCTCCTCACCAACAGCCCCACTCCCAGCTGCTGCACCATCACCTCACACAGGACGGACAG